GTGGGGGTCGGCGGAGGGGAGCGCGACCTCGCCGATCACCGCGCGCAGGTCGTCGATCGACACCGTGCCCGGGCGCAGCAGCGTGGGGCGCGGGCCCGCCAGGCTGATCACCGTCGACTCGATGCCCACGGGGCAGGGCCCGCCGTCCACGATCACATCCACGCGGTCTCCAAGGCCCTGGAGCACGTGGGCGGCGGTCGTCGGCGAGACCTGCGTCGACAGGTTGGCGCTGGGCGCGGCCACGGGAATGCCGGCGGCTCGCAGGAGCGCGTGTGCGACCGGGTGCGCAGGGACACGGAGCGCTACGCTCGGCAGCCCGGCGGTGACGGCATCGGGCACGGCATCGTCCTTGGGGAGGACGAGGGTGAGGGGGCCCGGCCAGAAGGCATCCGCCAGAAGCTGTGCCTCGGCGGGCCAGTGCGATGCGAGCCGGCGGGCCGCGTCCGCGTCTGCCACGTGGACGATCAGCGGGTTGTAGCCAGGGCGTCCCTTGGCGGCAAAGATGCGGGCGACGGCCTCCGGATCGAGCGCGTGGGCCCCCAGCCCGTAGACGGTTTCGGTGGGGAACGCCACGAG
This genomic stretch from Longimicrobium sp. harbors:
- a CDS encoding L-threonylcarbamoyladenylate synthase; this encodes LVAFPTETVYGLGAHALDPEAVARIFAAKGRPGYNPLIVHVADADAARRLASHWPAEAQLLADAFWPGPLTLVLPKDDAVPDAVTAGLPSVALRVPAHPVAHALLRAAGIPVAAPSANLSTQVSPTTAAHVLQGLGDRVDVIVDGGPCPVGIESTVISLAGPRPTLLRPGTVSIDDLRAVIGEVALPSADPHAEAARPSPGMMDRHYAPRATVRIIPREERDRAIEAAAGEVDGGRRIGGLLLHEADPRIAPVIRMPGDPAGFASRLYAALHELDDAGCHAILVDAVPDDPAWAGIRDRLRRSAHR